The DNA sequence TTGCTGAAGGCGGCGAGCGCAGCGAAGTCTGCGGCGCTTACCGCCGCGGAGTTCGGGCTCGCAGCCGCAAAGTGGGCGCTCGCGACGGGCGCGACGGCCGCCAGCGTGGCAGTCGGTGCGCTAGGCACGGCGCTTACTGCGCTCGGAATCGGCCCGCTCCTCCTACTCATCGGCGCGCTCATCGGTGGACTCGCCATGCTCGCCGACCACTTCGGGCTGATAAATCTCGACCCCATCGTCGCGGGATTCGAGTCGTTGATAGGCACGCTCGGTAGCCTCGTCCCGTCCATCGACCAGATAACTTCGCTCCTCGGCACCCTCACGGGCGTCGGCGGCAAGCCAAAGGGGATGATGGAGTGGGCGCAGATGCTCCTCGGCGTCCTGCTCCCCATCATCCCCATCACGCGGGCCGTCCTGAAGCACTTCGGCCTGCTCGACGACGTGGGCGCGATGCTCGAGAGCGCCGTCGCCGGAGCGATGGGCTTCGTGAACTCCTTGCTCGGCGGCATCAAGCGCCTGATTTCGAACCCGCGGGAGACGCTCGCGGCGTTCGCCGACGCGGGCATCGACTTCGTGAAGACGATGGCTCGGAAGGTAATGATGGCCGGACCAAAGTTCCTCAGGAACGCCATCAGTTCCGCCCTCTCGTCGGTCCTGCCGTTCCTGCCGTCGAGTGACGCCAAGCGAGGTCCGCTGTCGAACCTCACCGGCGCGGGCGCGGCGCTCGTGAAGACGATAGCGAAGGGCATCCTCGGCGCGCCGGGAGCCATCGCGACCGCTATCGGGAGCGCGCTGTCGGGCGCTCTCGGCGGAATCGGAAACGTCGCGCTCTCTATCGGTTCCGAAATCGCCCACGGTATCGCCGACGGTATCTCGGGTGCCGCCGGTGCCATCGGCGGTGCCGTGAAGGGTGCGATGGACGCCGCGAAAGGTGTCGCGGACGCGGCTGGAGGCGCGCTCTCCGGGGCGGCGAGCGCGGTCGGCGGTACCGTCTCCGGGGCGGCGAACGCGGCCAACACCGTCGGGAACGCAGTCGGCGCGGCCGGGCAGGCCGCCGGAAACGTCATCGGGGGCGTCGGCGACACGGTCGGTGGTCTCCTCGGCGGCGGTGGCGGCGGCGCAGGCAAGACCCAGAACAACAACACCCAGATTCACTTCCACGGCGAGGTCCACGACGCACAGAAGGTCGACAAGAAAGTCCGGAAGGCCCAGCGGCAGGCCGTCCAGCAGGCGCAGGGCGGCATCGAGGACGCCCTGTCCATGGGCAAAGACGCCGCGGATTCCTTAATCTGACATGTGTGCAATGTTTCGACCCCAGTTTACGGCATCGGACGACGAGACGACGATGCTCGTCGGCGACGTCACGCTCGAAAACGTGACGAAGGTAAGCGAGCGCGGCGGCCAGCAGGCTCCGACAAAGAAGACCGAGAAGGGTTTCTCGTACGGGACCTCTGTCGGGCCCGAGCCCATCTCGGCCACGTTCGAGGCCGTCGTCGCCCCCGAGAAGTACGCGCAACTCGCTGACATCCGTAACGCCGACGAGCCGTTTCCGGTCACGGTCGGGTTCGTCTCGCTCGGCAAGTGCAAGCTAGACGACCTCCAAATAGACCAGCAGGCGTCCACGACCAGCCACTACTCGGTTCGCATCTCCGTCACCCAGATACGGGAGGCCAGAACGAGAACCACGACGCTGGTCATCGACTCGACCGACGGAAGCGGTGACGGGTCGGTGTTCACCGGTGACTCCGGTGCCGCCGACCCGTCGCTGGCGCGCTCGAACAAGAAGTCGCTGTGGGGGGACGTGAGCGTCACGGACACCGTCAACGACATCGCCGACGCAATTGGGTTCTAATGACTGTAGAAACGATTCCGATTCCGACCGAGAAGGCGAAGCGCAAGGAGCCGATTCGGCTCGAGACGACCGAACTCGACGCGTGGCCCGGCCACCGATTCGAGATTCGGTTCGACTGGAACGGACAACTCGACCGATGGGTCCTTCGACTCACTCACGTCGAGACCGGCCGGGAGTTCGTGCGGGCACCCGCCTGCCTCATGCGTGAGTACGCGCTCGACCCGTACGTCACCTTCGTGTTGTTCGACCCGGCGAATCAGGCCGAACGGGTGACGCCCGAGAACCTCGGTGACGGGGTCGAACTCGGCGTCTTCCCGGGACCCGGAGGTGGTAGCTGATGGTCTGGAAGCAGTACCGACGAGTGGACGTCGGCGACCTCTCCATCGAGGACCTCGACACCGAGATTACTGTCGAGATGAGCAAGGACGGCGAACTCTCGTTCGACGTGAGCGTCTGGAACCTCACCGAGGACTCTTGGAGCCAGATTCAGAAGGGCGACGACTGTCGTATCGTCCTCGGCTGGAAGCAGGGGCCGACCAAGAGCGTGATTCAGGGCGTCGTCCAGAAGCGAACCAAGGAAGTCGACGGTAACGACGTGCGGTTCCGGCTGAAAGGCACGGACGAGACCGACGAGCGGACCAAGAAGCGACTCTCGAAGACGTGGCGGGGCAAGAGCCCGGACCGAATCGCCACGCACATCGCGGGAATGATAGGTCTCACGACCGGTGAGGTGGAGTCCGTCGGTTCGGTCATCGACAGTAACTGGGCCGTCTCGAAGGACAGGCCCGTCCGCTACTGGCTCGACCAGCTAGTCGAGGAGGCCCAGAAGCGGTCTGACACGGCGTGGGAGTGGTTCGTCGAGGCCGGGAAGCTCTACTTCGTCACCAAGGACG is a window from the Halorussus sp. MSC15.2 genome containing:
- a CDS encoding phage baseplate plug protein — its product is MTVETIPIPTEKAKRKEPIRLETTELDAWPGHRFEIRFDWNGQLDRWVLRLTHVETGREFVRAPACLMREYALDPYVTFVLFDPANQAERVTPENLGDGVELGVFPGPGGGS
- a CDS encoding phage baseplate protein; the encoded protein is MFRPQFTASDDETTMLVGDVTLENVTKVSERGGQQAPTKKTEKGFSYGTSVGPEPISATFEAVVAPEKYAQLADIRNADEPFPVTVGFVSLGKCKLDDLQIDQQASTTSHYSVRISVTQIREARTRTTTLVIDSTDGSGDGSVFTGDSGAADPSLARSNKKSLWGDVSVTDTVNDIADAIGF